One window of the Desulfitibacter alkalitolerans DSM 16504 genome contains the following:
- a CDS encoding GntR family transcriptional regulator, producing MPKRKSFHSERIYNEIKSQIISGVLKPREKIFEQDLAEQLEVSRTPIRESINRLLAEGLLIKDFAGTVVKDINLSHMMEVYELRAVLEGYIAGEVVEKLTKEDFDKLEITLAKQRRSLELKQYVEAAKAGTEFHWILIQKSANVLYQKTLATLFDECERFRNVTFFFEACRRNIIVNHQDLIDVLKEGNKKKVEEKFREHLLELRREIEQMNLDAIQAVNQLKMYGGL from the coding sequence TTGCCTAAAAGAAAGTCTTTTCATAGTGAAAGAATTTATAATGAGATAAAGAGTCAAATTATTTCAGGGGTTTTGAAACCAAGGGAAAAAATTTTTGAACAGGATCTAGCGGAACAGCTTGAGGTCAGCAGAACCCCCATAAGAGAATCTATTAATAGATTATTGGCTGAAGGACTTTTAATCAAGGATTTTGCCGGCACCGTGGTTAAAGATATTAATCTATCACACATGATGGAAGTATACGAATTAAGAGCCGTTCTGGAGGGGTATATAGCCGGAGAAGTAGTGGAGAAGCTGACAAAAGAAGACTTTGATAAACTTGAAATTACCCTGGCCAAACAAAGAAGGTCTCTGGAACTTAAGCAATATGTTGAAGCCGCCAAGGCTGGTACAGAATTTCACTGGATTCTTATCCAGAAATCAGCCAATGTTCTTTATCAAAAAACACTGGCTACATTATTCGATGAATGTGAGCGCTTCAGAAATGTTACATTCTTTTTTGAGGCCTGCCGCAGAAATATCATTGTCAATCACCAGGACTTAATAGATGTATTAAAGGAAGGCAATAAAAAGAAGGTTGAGGAAAAGTTTAGAGAGCATCTTCTGGAACTGCGCAGGGAAATTGAACAGATGAATTTAGATGCCATACAGGCTGTAAATCAATTAAAAATGTATGGTGGTCTTTAA
- a CDS encoding tripartite tricarboxylate transporter TctB family protein codes for MRRLKADIILLCILCLVSIFLYYKSLNFPKGADTFPQVLIIIVLILSVYQIAASFIKKEAFQPQREKQEKSLQISWNQKYSSYIIFIFSVAYAVLITRLGFFISTAIFISTAMWFLGARKLTAYVFSTLGISLFIYFLFVMQLKVPLPKGILF; via the coding sequence ATGAGAAGATTAAAGGCAGATATTATTCTACTGTGTATCCTTTGCCTTGTATCAATCTTTTTATATTATAAAAGTTTGAACTTTCCCAAGGGCGCTGACACTTTCCCACAAGTTTTAATAATTATTGTCCTAATACTATCAGTTTATCAGATTGCAGCTTCCTTCATAAAAAAAGAAGCTTTTCAACCACAAAGGGAAAAACAGGAAAAAAGTCTGCAAATTAGCTGGAACCAGAAATACAGTTCCTATATTATTTTTATATTTTCGGTGGCATATGCAGTTTTAATTACAAGGTTGGGATTTTTTATATCTACAGCTATTTTTATATCTACAGCTATGTGGTTTTTAGGTGCCAGGAAATTAACAGCTTATGTATTTTCAACATTGGGAATTTCACTATTTATTTACTTCTTGTTTGTTATGCAGCTAAAGGTGCCGCTTCCCAAGGGAATATTATTCTAG
- a CDS encoding cyclase family protein: protein MFRNFVDLSRTLVPGIGEPAGHPPTEIKEFQTHQSHKRSNSCLFYSIHCGTHVDTPYHFYENGKKVEELDLNRFIGQGVLVNLENKIKEATPINLTQILSESSLSTMTDDDLLETVVLIYTGWGSNYGYANYYQNNPYLSNEAAQWLASKNIKAVGLDFPPDKKQGADVHLILLGGEVLIIENLTNMDLLKGKDFNVMFFPIKLHEQGGGPSRVVAEVFEKR, encoded by the coding sequence GTGTTTAGAAACTTTGTAGATTTAAGTAGGACTCTGGTTCCAGGCATAGGTGAACCTGCAGGACATCCTCCGACAGAGATTAAAGAGTTTCAAACCCATCAATCACACAAAAGATCAAATTCTTGTCTTTTTTATAGTATACATTGCGGTACACATGTTGATACACCATACCATTTCTATGAAAATGGGAAAAAGGTTGAAGAACTAGATTTAAATAGATTTATTGGTCAAGGTGTATTAGTAAATCTAGAAAACAAAATTAAGGAAGCCACTCCCATTAATCTAACACAAATACTATCTGAATCCAGTCTTTCCACAATGACAGATGACGATTTATTGGAGACAGTAGTCTTAATCTACACAGGCTGGGGAAGCAATTATGGATATGCAAATTATTATCAAAATAATCCTTACCTATCAAATGAAGCTGCCCAGTGGTTAGCCAGCAAAAATATCAAGGCAGTAGGCTTGGATTTCCCGCCGGACAAAAAACAGGGTGCTGATGTACATCTGATTCTTTTAGGTGGGGAGGTTCTTATTATTGAGAATCTGACAAACATGGATTTACTTAAGGGTAAGGATTTTAATGTTATGTTTTTCCCAATTAAACTGCACGAGCAGGGTGGGGGACCCTCAAGGGTGGTTGCGGAGGTATTTGAAAAAAGATGA
- a CDS encoding tripartite tricarboxylate transporter permease, with translation MEPTVQSVLIEVFTWESLIAILIGVFAGIIIGSLPGLTANMGVALLIPVTFGMDPSAALLMLVSVYTSAIYGGSLIAILLHTPGTSASAATAIDGYELTKQGKAGLAIRVATVSSVIGGVVSGIFLLTLTPPLSLISLKFGPPEYFLVAVFGLTIIGSISAGSVAKGLISGALGLLIGTIGLDVSSGFPRFTFGFLQLNSGIAFVPAMIGLFSLSQVMMLAAKAHKQKEIISNPISDWKYIPSWNEIKKVKTTIMRSSIIGVLVGILPGAGGDIASWVSYNEAKRFSKNKKEFGNGSIEGVSASEAANNAVTGGSLIPLLTLGIPGSATAAVLLGGLMIQGLVPGRQLFTHYGQITYTVIVGFIFANLLMGVVGMLLAKHLSKVTMVPNRVLAPLVVVFCVVGSFALGNNFFDVWVMIAFGLIGFGMRLTGFHPAPVVLGLILGPMTEKGFRQSMLLSDGNLLSYMIGRPICVVLLVLIVIAIASPFIIEKKTGKKLGAH, from the coding sequence TTGGAACCAACAGTACAGTCAGTATTAATTGAAGTTTTTACCTGGGAAAGTTTAATTGCAATCTTAATAGGTGTTTTTGCTGGTATTATTATTGGTTCACTTCCAGGTTTAACTGCAAACATGGGGGTAGCCTTACTAATCCCAGTTACATTTGGTATGGATCCATCTGCAGCATTATTGATGCTTGTTTCAGTTTACACCTCTGCCATTTATGGGGGTTCATTAATTGCAATCCTGCTGCATACTCCAGGAACTTCTGCCTCAGCAGCCACAGCCATTGATGGTTATGAACTTACCAAGCAGGGCAAAGCAGGTCTCGCTATAAGGGTAGCTACCGTATCTTCGGTAATAGGTGGAGTTGTGAGCGGAATCTTTTTACTTACCTTAACACCTCCCTTATCATTAATTTCATTAAAATTTGGCCCTCCAGAATATTTCCTGGTTGCAGTATTTGGTCTTACTATCATTGGAAGCATTTCTGCAGGTTCAGTGGCCAAGGGGCTTATATCAGGCGCTTTGGGATTGCTAATCGGAACAATAGGCCTGGATGTAAGTTCTGGATTTCCAAGGTTTACTTTTGGTTTTTTACAATTAAATTCAGGGATAGCCTTTGTACCAGCAATGATAGGCTTATTTTCTTTATCTCAGGTTATGATGCTGGCAGCAAAGGCCCACAAACAAAAGGAAATTATCTCCAACCCAATCTCTGACTGGAAATATATCCCTAGCTGGAATGAGATTAAGAAGGTTAAGACAACTATAATGAGGTCATCAATTATAGGAGTACTGGTTGGAATTCTTCCAGGAGCAGGTGGAGATATTGCTTCTTGGGTTAGCTATAATGAAGCTAAAAGATTTTCCAAAAATAAGAAGGAATTTGGCAATGGTTCAATTGAAGGGGTAAGTGCTTCCGAGGCAGCTAATAATGCTGTAACAGGAGGCTCATTAATTCCGCTTCTTACCCTGGGCATACCAGGAAGTGCAACTGCAGCAGTTTTATTAGGGGGATTAATGATCCAGGGTCTTGTTCCTGGAAGGCAGCTGTTTACTCATTATGGACAAATAACCTATACAGTTATTGTAGGCTTTATTTTTGCCAATCTACTAATGGGTGTTGTGGGGATGCTCTTGGCCAAGCATTTGTCAAAGGTTACAATGGTCCCCAATAGAGTCCTTGCACCATTAGTAGTAGTATTCTGTGTTGTAGGTTCATTTGCATTAGGTAATAATTTTTTTGATGTATGGGTTATGATAGCCTTTGGTTTAATTGGTTTTGGAATGAGACTCACAGGATTTCATCCGGCCCCAGTAGTATTAGGACTTATTTTAGGGCCAATGACAGAAAAGGGCTTTAGGCAGAGCATGCTTTTATCTGATGGAAACCTATTAAGTTATATGATAGGTCGGCCTATTTGTGTGGTTTTACTTGTATTAATAGTAATAGCAATAGCTTCACCATTTATTATTGAAAAGAAAACAGGTAAAAAGTTGGGTGCTCATTAA
- a CDS encoding MmgE/PrpD family protein — protein sequence MDNKKFSEIISDFIVSAKYEDIPPDVIKKAKFCLIDMLGVIIAAWSEPSSKILYEIFSKTRGVEESSVIVLGDKMPAFNAALINGAMAHSLELEDHHNHKRSLNHPGVTSIPAALALGERERVSGKDFLLSIILGYEIGSKISRAIKIGHLNLEKGFHESSVCGPFSAAAVAGKLLGLSTDQLANAFGICGSLASGSMEFKTNEAWTKRLQVGNANRNGILAAELAEKGFTGPLSVFEGKHGFFNSYCGKGSYNLDSWLEDLGRDWDIKYIQFKPYGCAGVLHSAVTAAKRLRDDNNILLDNVEKIIVYTSRKIFEEYATPVEQKIRPNNMVGAQFSLQYCVAAMLVKGQLLLEEFWDDHLADPVILSLSSKIEVKVDEAIDRNWPIDDVTIIECHGADGSVIKTRVDRAKGDLDDPVTEEELIDKFIKLASVFYSEKQYMDILKTCEDIEGVSDVNELIKLVV from the coding sequence ATGGACAACAAGAAATTCAGTGAGATCATTAGTGACTTTATTGTATCAGCTAAATATGAGGACATTCCACCTGATGTCATTAAAAAAGCAAAATTTTGTTTAATTGATATGCTAGGTGTAATTATTGCTGCCTGGAGTGAACCCAGCAGTAAGATTTTATATGAAATATTTAGCAAAACCAGAGGGGTTGAGGAAAGCTCTGTCATAGTTTTAGGAGATAAAATGCCCGCCTTTAATGCTGCTTTAATTAATGGTGCCATGGCCCATTCTCTGGAGCTTGAAGACCACCATAATCATAAAAGGTCACTTAATCATCCTGGTGTAACAAGTATTCCAGCAGCTTTAGCATTAGGTGAGAGGGAGAGAGTATCTGGCAAGGATTTTTTACTTTCAATCATTTTAGGGTATGAAATTGGAAGCAAAATTAGCAGGGCTATCAAAATTGGACATTTAAACCTGGAAAAGGGATTTCATGAGTCATCTGTATGTGGGCCCTTTTCAGCAGCTGCAGTTGCTGGAAAACTGCTTGGTCTAAGTACAGATCAGCTGGCAAACGCCTTTGGGATATGCGGTTCACTGGCTTCTGGATCAATGGAGTTTAAGACTAATGAAGCATGGACGAAGAGGCTGCAGGTGGGAAATGCCAATAGAAATGGGATTTTGGCTGCTGAACTTGCAGAAAAAGGATTTACCGGCCCTCTTAGTGTTTTTGAAGGGAAGCATGGGTTTTTCAATTCCTACTGCGGAAAGGGCAGCTATAATCTTGATAGTTGGCTGGAAGACCTAGGACGTGACTGGGATATAAAATATATACAATTCAAGCCATATGGATGTGCTGGTGTGCTTCATTCAGCAGTAACAGCTGCCAAGAGGCTGCGGGATGACAATAATATTCTTTTAGACAATGTTGAGAAAATCATAGTATATACAAGCAGGAAAATATTTGAAGAATATGCCACTCCAGTTGAACAAAAGATTAGACCCAATAATATGGTAGGAGCCCAGTTTAGTCTGCAGTACTGTGTTGCGGCAATGCTAGTAAAGGGCCAACTGCTGCTAGAGGAGTTCTGGGATGACCATTTAGCTGACCCAGTGATTTTAAGTCTATCGTCAAAAATTGAAGTAAAAGTTGATGAGGCTATTGATAGGAACTGGCCCATTGATGACGTTACCATTATTGAATGCCATGGAGCAGATGGCAGTGTAATTAAAACCAGGGTGGATCGAGCCAAGGGAGACCTGGATGACCCTGTTACAGAAGAGGAATTGATAGATAAGTTTATAAAGCTGGCTTCTGTATTTTATTCTGAAAAGCAGTATATGGATATCTTAAAAACCTGTGAAGATATAGAAGGGGTCTCTGATGTAAATGAATTAATAAAGCTGGTAGTATAA